Proteins from one Malania oleifera isolate guangnan ecotype guangnan chromosome 4, ASM2987363v1, whole genome shotgun sequence genomic window:
- the LOC131153807 gene encoding uncharacterized protein LOC131153807, with protein MLLTEYDITYVTRKAIKGSVIAEYLADRVVEDDQPMEFDFLDKDINSISQKEEDYKGWMMLFNGVVNVWGHGIGTILISPEMRLYPVVAKMTFLCTNNMAELEACILGLQVAIDRDIKELVLKGDSTLVIHQVTGEWETRDSKLVPYQEYIQEIIKGFDSFSFSHLPRQNNLIPDALETVVALIKVEPGVEIDPIQIRIQSELAYYIVVEEANEKS; from the coding sequence ATGTTGTTGACTGAATATGATATCACCTATGTGACCCGAAAAGCTATTAAAGGAAGCGTCATTGCGGAGTATCTGGCAGATAGAGTTGTGGAGGACGATCAGCCAATGGAGTTTGACTTCCTAGATAAGGATATCAATTCAATAagccaaaaagaagaagattacAAAGGATGGATGATGTTATTTAATGGGGTGGTCAATGTGTGGGGACATGGAATAGGAACCATACTTATATCACCAGAAATGAGACTTTATCCAGTTGTTGCCAAGATGACTTTTCTGTGCACCAATAACATGGCAGAACTCGAAGCATGTATATTGGGTTTACAGGTTGCCATAGACCGAGATATCAAAGAATTAGTCTTGAAGGGAGACTCAACCTTGGTCATTCATCAAGTGACGGGAGAATGGGAAACCCGGGATTCCAAATTGGTGCCGTACCAAGAGTACATTCAGGAGATAATTAAAGGATTTGATAGCTTTAGTTTCTCACACCTGCCAAGGCAAAACAATTTAATTCCTGATGCCCTGGAAACCGTAGTAGCTTTGATCAAAGTAGAACCTGGAGTAGAAATTGATCCGATTCAAATCAGAATACAGTCAGAGCTCGCTTACTATATAGTTGTAGAAGAAGCTAAtgaaaaatcctag